A genomic stretch from Candidatus Lernaella stagnicola includes:
- a CDS encoding glycosyltransferase family 4 protein — MEASERLVTGHVDIDPMWRGGQRQAFLLATGLAAHGHPTHFFTAPETPLAGQLADTPVRVHAVPTWGEWDPFAARRLAREANEAGVQVLAAHSAHAHGLAVLAQAFGLRAAVVVHRRVDNPIRRGFFNDRKYAAPRHFIAIGEAVRAALMSAAVPAEKISVVSSGVPPHEPVAGAKAALAAACGIDAGVPWVGDVAGLVDHKGHAHLLDAWPRVRADIDAALILIGDGPRRSALEQHARVLNISDSVHFVGWRDDVPAWLSALDVFAMTSVTEGLCSAILDAMAARVPVVATAAGGIPELVIDDQTGRLAAVADPADIAAKLRLALTDRDRAAALAAAAYETVWRDRSADRMVERTAAIYRGLLSV, encoded by the coding sequence ATGGAAGCAAGCGAACGCCTCGTGACCGGCCACGTCGATATCGACCCCATGTGGCGCGGCGGTCAGCGTCAGGCTTTTCTACTGGCCACCGGCCTGGCCGCCCACGGGCATCCCACGCATTTCTTCACCGCACCCGAGACGCCGCTGGCCGGGCAACTGGCCGACACGCCGGTTCGCGTGCATGCCGTCCCCACCTGGGGCGAGTGGGATCCGTTCGCCGCGCGTCGCCTAGCCCGCGAGGCCAACGAAGCCGGTGTTCAGGTGCTCGCCGCGCATTCGGCGCACGCGCACGGATTAGCCGTGCTGGCCCAAGCGTTCGGTTTGCGGGCGGCAGTTGTGGTGCACCGTCGGGTCGACAATCCCATCCGTCGCGGCTTTTTCAACGACCGCAAATACGCGGCGCCGCGACACTTCATTGCCATCGGCGAGGCCGTTCGCGCCGCGTTGATGAGCGCCGCCGTGCCCGCCGAAAAGATTTCCGTCGTTTCCAGCGGCGTGCCGCCGCACGAACCGGTCGCTGGCGCAAAAGCGGCGCTGGCCGCGGCATGTGGTATCGATGCGGGCGTGCCGTGGGTCGGCGACGTCGCGGGTTTGGTCGATCACAAAGGCCATGCGCATTTGCTGGATGCGTGGCCGCGCGTGCGCGCCGACATCGACGCCGCCTTGATCCTTATCGGCGACGGACCGCGGCGCAGCGCTTTGGAACAACATGCACGCGTCTTGAATATTAGCGACTCGGTGCACTTCGTCGGCTGGCGGGACGACGTTCCCGCGTGGCTTTCGGCGCTCGATGTGTTTGCCATGACCAGCGTTACCGAGGGCCTTTGCAGCGCGATTCTGGATGCGATGGCGGCTCGCGTGCCGGTTGTCGCCACGGCCGCCGGCGGTATTCCCGAACTCGTGATCGACGATCAGACCGGCCGGCTTGCCGCCGTCGCCGACCCCGCGGACATCGCCGCAAAACTGCGTCTGGCCCTTACTGATCGCGACCGCGCCGCCGCGTTGGCCGCCGCTGCTTACGAGACGGTCTGGCGCGATCGGTCGGCCGACCGGATGGTGGAACGTACCGCGGCAATCTACCGTGGGCTGCTCTCGGTTTGA
- a CDS encoding glycosyltransferase — MKVAVIHNQPLGTREAGVAFVTGAATGYALSGAETTLLAPGPVKNAKAELARLAVPDPTPFALPSLPPIRLEWGLFRPSWSGPFRKAVLGKLAAGGFDVAVVRDLKLADLLLRYDLPLKLVYEMHNLYSLGQDDARADGLFPADKLDMHRRREAMEKRVLEKVDGVIVLTEGLKKLLEPHYNLAGRIGVGGSALHPTKPPAKPARCVEIAYLGSLDPHKGVGSIVAALAELPEETRLLLVGHGRHHEALLKLAVYYGVAERLTLAGWYAPADLPERLAECFAAVVPLEDLFYNRYVTSPMKLFDYARAGVVPVIPDLPVFEELFAESGGGVIVETGTAANYAAALRKLFEDSDYRAEKEHQLRAFAARYTWQRRGEGLLRFFTRLTAGA, encoded by the coding sequence TTGAAGGTCGCCGTCATTCACAACCAGCCGCTGGGAACGCGGGAAGCCGGCGTGGCGTTCGTCACGGGCGCGGCTACGGGTTACGCCCTGTCCGGCGCGGAAACAACGCTGCTGGCGCCGGGCCCGGTAAAAAACGCCAAAGCGGAGTTGGCGCGCCTGGCCGTCCCGGATCCAACGCCGTTCGCCTTGCCGTCGCTGCCGCCGATTCGTTTGGAGTGGGGACTGTTTCGTCCGAGCTGGTCCGGACCGTTTCGCAAAGCCGTGCTCGGCAAGCTGGCCGCGGGCGGTTTCGATGTCGCGGTGGTGCGCGACTTGAAGCTCGCCGATCTGCTATTGCGCTACGACCTGCCACTGAAGCTCGTCTACGAAATGCACAATCTGTATTCGCTGGGCCAGGACGACGCGCGCGCCGACGGCTTGTTCCCGGCAGACAAGCTCGACATGCATCGGCGGCGGGAGGCAATGGAAAAACGCGTGCTGGAGAAAGTCGACGGCGTGATCGTGCTTACCGAGGGCCTAAAGAAATTACTGGAACCGCACTACAACCTCGCGGGGCGGATCGGCGTGGGTGGTTCGGCGCTGCACCCGACCAAGCCGCCGGCGAAGCCCGCTCGGTGCGTCGAGATCGCGTATCTGGGCAGTCTCGACCCACATAAGGGTGTGGGTTCGATCGTCGCCGCGCTCGCCGAACTGCCGGAGGAAACTCGCTTGCTGCTGGTGGGACACGGCCGGCATCACGAGGCGCTGCTCAAGCTGGCAGTGTATTACGGAGTCGCCGAGCGGCTGACTCTGGCCGGTTGGTACGCGCCGGCCGACTTGCCCGAACGCCTGGCCGAATGTTTCGCGGCGGTGGTCCCGTTGGAAGACCTTTTCTACAACCGCTACGTGACCAGCCCGATGAAGCTATTTGATTACGCGCGCGCCGGGGTCGTGCCGGTGATTCCCGATTTGCCGGTGTTCGAGGAATTGTTCGCCGAGAGCGGCGGCGGCGTTATTGTCGAAACGGGCACGGCGGCAAATTATGCGGCGGCGCTGCGAAAGCTTTTCGAAGATTCGGACTACCGCGCGGAAAAGGAGCATCAACTGCGAGCCTTCGCCGCCCGTTACACGTGGCAGCGTCGGGGCGAGGGGCTGCTGCGTTTTTTCACGCGGCTCACGGCGGGCGCTTAA
- a CDS encoding 2-oxoacid:acceptor oxidoreductase family protein → MIEIRFHGRGGQGAVIASKVMAVALFMEGKWVQSFPKFGVERRGAPVEAFLRVDKDKILLRNNIYEPDHIIVLDRTLIEAVDVTTGLAKGGLVLINSNQTPADFPDLADFSVACVNASAIAIKHRLGSPAQPIVNTAILGAFAKASGMMSIDSICEAIRQDVPIKPDANATAAREAFDMVITQ, encoded by the coding sequence ATGATCGAAATACGCTTTCACGGAAGAGGAGGGCAGGGCGCCGTTATCGCCAGTAAGGTAATGGCGGTTGCGCTCTTCATGGAAGGCAAGTGGGTGCAGAGCTTTCCCAAGTTCGGCGTCGAGCGCCGCGGGGCCCCGGTGGAGGCGTTTCTGCGGGTCGACAAAGACAAGATTCTTCTGCGCAACAACATCTACGAACCCGATCACATCATCGTGCTCGATCGCACGCTGATCGAAGCCGTCGATGTTACCACCGGGTTGGCCAAGGGCGGCCTCGTGCTCATCAACTCGAACCAGACGCCGGCCGACTTTCCTGATTTGGCCGACTTTTCGGTTGCCTGCGTCAATGCCTCGGCCATCGCCATTAAGCACCGCCTGGGCAGCCCGGCGCAGCCGATCGTCAACACGGCGATCCTCGGCGCGTTCGCTAAGGCTTCCGGCATGATGAGCATTGACTCCATCTGCGAAGCGATTCGCCAGGATGTCCCCATCAAACCCGACGCAAACGCCACCGCCGCCCGCGAAGCGTTTGACATGGTCATCACGCAGTGA
- a CDS encoding cupin domain-containing protein — translation MPRGTVNELKQLGIGRRVQMLRRAKGLSLEDLAQKLNLSKVLLAQIEEDVVPPTVATLLNISKILGVSIDHFFTDDESSGRIEVTRADSRLSVHQEYLPEGDRGRLTYNYESLAYRLAKKKMEPFYVEFGLEPHSGTALSHDGEEFLFVIEGEIDLEFGEDHIRLGPGDSVYYHAVVPHDIRAIGQGKAKTIIVLYPYAN, via the coding sequence ATGCCCAGGGGCACGGTGAACGAACTCAAACAACTTGGGATCGGTCGGCGGGTGCAGATGCTGCGCCGCGCGAAAGGTTTGTCCCTTGAAGACCTCGCGCAGAAACTCAATCTATCCAAAGTGCTGCTCGCGCAAATTGAAGAGGACGTCGTACCGCCGACGGTGGCCACGTTGCTCAACATCTCGAAAATCCTTGGCGTCAGCATCGATCATTTCTTTACCGACGACGAGAGTTCCGGACGCATCGAGGTTACTCGAGCCGACAGCCGACTCTCCGTACATCAAGAATATCTGCCCGAAGGCGACCGCGGGCGACTTACCTACAATTACGAAAGCCTCGCCTACCGGTTGGCGAAGAAGAAGATGGAACCGTTCTACGTGGAATTCGGTCTGGAACCCCACAGCGGGACCGCACTCTCCCACGATGGCGAGGAATTCCTCTTCGTGATCGAGGGCGAAATCGATCTGGAGTTCGGGGAAGATCACATTCGTTTGGGACCCGGCGATTCGGTGTACTACCACGCCGTTGTACCGCACGACATCCGTGCAATCGGCCAAGGCAAGGCCAAAACGATTATTGTACTTTATCCGTACGCGAATTAA